From a single Candidatus Izimaplasma bacterium HR1 genomic region:
- a CDS encoding putative type I restriction enzymeP M protein, with translation MKYDVVEKYLDNQKSKIVEVYDFASKKVKYTSSLKGMKIRKYRGDEEVVRSFILAKLVNELGYKTKDIEIEKEYDIGRPKVNKPRIDVVVKDPKGDPFLFMELKSASEYDIDKDEIIEKQLYNLASQEIGMGNSVKYLVLLTADTIGDAIVEKCMIIDYQKYSSFSSWVKSREYVDTLPERYGKPQKIPFIKSGKKDLDTSFSHQQLDNLRKNLHNVLWGGGGTDDNDIFSSLVNIILAKIQDESEKKSGEKYDFQIFSYKNGESFDSNEVLFERINGLYRRALKQRMNIVDDAKVNKSYVIDENKFSLNKLKYTISELERFSFVDGKNSLSGKDILGDFFEGIIRDGFKQSKGQFFTHINIVKFLLWGLQLDKLAINKINNELELPFLIDPSAGSGTFLIEYMRFITENVKRRFKDKIEDTRDVEDMYANWFLPDHRENKWASKYIYGVEINFNLGTATKVNMILHGDGSTNIFVKDGLSPFNLYNKETAPNFLKQYDNDPLYNNKKVNNQFDCIISNPPFSVNLDNDTKKNVKKEFIFGSKKNSENLFIERWYQLLKPKGRFGVVLPDSVFDTTENKYIRLFIYKYFNVKAVVSLPQLAFQPYTSTKTSLLFAQKKEKQEICEWNKLWSHYTGEYSKLKTRVENLIKVYVDGKSRSKYPSIKNLSKQEDINILTRLIVDFDLEKFETPEDYIAKYRDEIDKTLKIDNDTKDLFGRVNTWWVFSQVAKDLDQNILMIELENLGYKRTTRGEKIMPNDLYRTNENGDIIVDDGKLETALDHLRGIVWQ, from the coding sequence ATGAAATATGATGTAGTTGAAAAATATTTAGACAACCAAAAAAGTAAAATTGTAGAGGTTTATGATTTTGCTTCGAAAAAAGTTAAGTACACAAGCTCATTAAAAGGTATGAAAATTAGAAAATACAGGGGGGATGAAGAAGTAGTAAGATCTTTTATTCTCGCTAAACTTGTAAATGAACTTGGGTATAAAACTAAAGACATAGAAATAGAAAAAGAATATGATATTGGAAGACCTAAGGTTAACAAACCAAGGATAGATGTCGTAGTTAAGGACCCAAAGGGGGACCCATTTCTATTTATGGAACTTAAAAGCGCTTCTGAGTATGATATCGACAAAGATGAGATAATAGAAAAGCAATTATATAATCTTGCATCACAGGAAATTGGAATGGGAAATTCTGTGAAGTATCTTGTTTTATTAACTGCTGATACTATTGGAGATGCCATTGTAGAAAAGTGTATGATAATTGATTACCAGAAATACAGTTCTTTTTCAAGTTGGGTAAAATCAAGAGAATATGTTGATACTCTTCCTGAAAGATATGGTAAACCTCAAAAGATACCATTTATTAAGAGTGGTAAGAAAGATTTAGATACATCTTTTTCTCATCAGCAATTAGATAATTTGAGAAAGAATTTACATAATGTACTATGGGGTGGCGGAGGAACAGATGATAATGATATTTTTTCATCACTAGTTAATATTATCCTTGCAAAAATTCAGGATGAGAGTGAGAAGAAAAGTGGTGAAAAGTATGACTTTCAAATCTTCTCATACAAAAATGGGGAAAGTTTTGACTCTAATGAAGTACTGTTTGAAAGAATAAATGGTTTATATAGAAGAGCTCTTAAACAGAGAATGAATATAGTTGATGATGCGAAGGTGAATAAATCCTATGTTATCGATGAGAATAAGTTTTCCTTAAATAAACTAAAGTATACTATTTCAGAGTTAGAGCGTTTTAGTTTTGTTGATGGAAAAAATAGTTTAAGTGGAAAAGATATCCTTGGTGATTTCTTCGAAGGAATAATCAGAGATGGATTTAAACAAAGCAAAGGACAATTCTTCACGCACATAAATATTGTTAAGTTTTTGTTATGGGGACTACAACTAGATAAGCTAGCTATTAATAAAATTAATAATGAACTTGAATTACCATTCCTAATAGATCCAAGTGCAGGTAGTGGAACATTTTTAATTGAGTATATGAGATTTATTACAGAAAATGTTAAAAGAAGATTTAAAGACAAAATAGAAGATACCAGAGATGTTGAGGACATGTATGCAAACTGGTTTTTACCAGATCATAGAGAAAATAAATGGGCTTCAAAATATATTTATGGTGTAGAAATCAACTTTAATCTTGGAACTGCAACAAAAGTTAATATGATTTTACATGGAGATGGATCTACTAATATTTTTGTTAAAGATGGATTATCACCATTTAATCTTTATAACAAGGAAACTGCACCTAATTTCTTGAAACAATATGACAATGATCCGCTATATAATAATAAAAAAGTAAATAACCAATTTGATTGTATAATATCAAATCCCCCATTCAGTGTTAATCTTGATAATGACACTAAAAAAAATGTAAAGAAGGAATTTATTTTTGGATCTAAAAAGAATTCTGAGAATCTATTTATTGAAAGATGGTATCAATTACTTAAACCTAAAGGAAGATTTGGAGTCGTTTTACCTGATAGTGTTTTTGATACTACAGAAAATAAGTATATTAGACTTTTTATCTACAAATACTTTAATGTTAAAGCAGTAGTTTCTTTACCTCAACTTGCATTTCAGCCTTACACCAGTACTAAAACTAGTTTATTGTTTGCACAAAAAAAAGAAAAACAAGAGATTTGCGAATGGAATAAATTATGGTCTCATTATACTGGGGAGTATTCGAAACTAAAAACTAGAGTGGAGAACCTCATAAAAGTATATGTTGATGGCAAAAGCAGAAGCAAATATCCATCAATCAAGAATCTTTCCAAGCAAGAGGATATCAATATTCTTACAAGATTAATTGTGGATTTTGATTTGGAGAAATTTGAGACACCAGAAGATTACATTGCTAAATATAGGGATGAAATTGATAAAACTTTGAAGATCGATAATGATACAAAGGATCTATTTGGTAGAGTAAATACTTGGTGGGTATTTAGTCAAGTGGCGAAAGATTTAGATCAAAATATTCTTATGATAGAACTTGAGAACCTAGGGTATAAAAGAACCACAAGAGGAGAGAAAATTATGCCCAACGACTTGTACAGAACTAATGAGAATGGGGATATAATTGTAGATGATGGGAAACTAGAGACTGCACTTGATCACCTGAGAGGTATTGTATGGCAGTAA
- the xre_1 gene encoding HTH-type transcriptional regulator Xre: MRIGSTLKDLRMKKKLKQKEVADSLGITAVAYNRFENDNRKPSYELLILIADFFEVDVGYFFYRDDIDNGFILIRILFNEYLNTYIEINKLGKKYLNESGSRGSKLTLTEQRLENELEAKYLHLQSLKSEINQFTNLKSFDLFIDDMWMKGKVEL, translated from the coding sequence ATGAGAATAGGAAGTACATTGAAGGATTTAAGAATGAAAAAAAAATTAAAACAAAAAGAAGTTGCTGATTCTTTAGGAATTACTGCAGTTGCCTATAATAGGTTTGAGAATGATAATAGAAAACCAAGTTATGAGTTACTAATCCTAATAGCGGACTTCTTTGAAGTAGATGTTGGCTACTTTTTTTACAGAGATGATATTGATAACGGATTCATATTGATACGTATTTTATTTAATGAGTATCTAAATACCTATATTGAAATTAACAAACTAGGTAAGAAATATTTAAATGAATCAGGGAGTAGAGGAAGTAAGTTAACATTGACTGAGCAAAGATTAGAAAATGAGTTAGAAGCTAAATACTTGCATCTGCAAAGTTTAAAATCTGAAATAAACCAGTTTACTAATTTGAAATCATTTGACTTATTTATTGATGACATGTGGATGAAAGGAAAAGTTGAACTGTAG
- the xerC_4 gene encoding Tyrosine recombinase XerC — protein MDFITASKEFLDYVEITKANGTLDVYTRKVKILNKYFGTTDISVITKKDVIKFWSWRKASLPNIKPQTLNKYRTVIILIIEYHTDIRLKVRKLRENHIMIEVIDPHTVFTVFEYLRQQTTYKEGLRNYVLFKLIFDTGLRINEVLNLKVSDFSFETNTIHAKVTKTKRERFVYFKNDTKKLIKQLITRDRAIDYIFKSYQKDKRLSVDNVQSLCFRIEKKLNLSYTIRPHEWRHTFATTFLKRGADLETLRLILGHASIKTTQRYLHLDNDFIRNEYFKVA, from the coding sequence ATGGACTTTATTACTGCTTCTAAAGAGTTTTTGGATTATGTTGAGATAACTAAGGCAAATGGTACTTTGGATGTTTACACTAGAAAAGTAAAGATTCTTAATAAGTATTTTGGAACTACTGATATTTCTGTCATAACGAAAAAAGATGTAATCAAGTTCTGGTCTTGGAGAAAAGCTTCGTTACCCAATATTAAACCTCAAACATTAAATAAATATAGGACTGTCATAATACTAATAATTGAGTATCATACTGATATCAGATTGAAAGTTAGGAAGCTACGGGAGAATCATATAATGATTGAAGTTATTGATCCTCATACCGTGTTTACTGTATTTGAATACCTAAGACAGCAAACAACGTACAAAGAAGGATTAAGAAATTACGTTCTATTTAAACTGATATTTGATACAGGTTTACGAATCAATGAAGTATTAAATCTCAAAGTAAGCGACTTCTCCTTTGAAACGAATACTATACATGCGAAAGTTACAAAGACTAAGAGAGAAAGATTTGTATACTTCAAAAATGATACTAAAAAGCTTATTAAACAATTAATTACCAGAGATAGAGCAATTGATTATATTTTCAAGAGTTACCAAAAAGACAAGCGACTAAGTGTCGATAATGTTCAGTCCTTGTGTTTTAGAATTGAAAAGAAGCTAAATCTATCTTATACCATAAGACCTCATGAATGGAGACATACATTTGCTACTACTTTTCTTAAACGTGGGGCAGATTTGGAAACATTAAGATTGATATTAGGTCATGCATCAATTAAGACCACACAAAGGTATTTACATCTAGATAATGACTTCATTAGAAATGAATATTTCAAAGTAGCATAA
- a CDS encoding Pesticidal crystal protein cry22Aa: MKKLMLMALSMIISIIGFGLGEENADLGAASYGAKTSSIYQPFDDGCGSGSFLSIQYPEFIDSDDTNMDVTYSIIKDVNTVYEAKLNGETVSLGLSFSGTQSKTISYTLDGSDIDGEDSTRYKISVNNVMYCSGGKISQGTATLYIGINNSDETPPLITGATAVYLNNVDSPNSVATFKSTLTATDETDGDLTSAITVSRDLYTGNEDVLGDHEVDFTVEDSSGNSTTMTIIFRVVDVVDPIINLVGGTVYVEYPSTFNEPGYSVTDNFDTDLSVSVSGSVTNDTLGNYTLYYNATDSSGNSATQRTRLVVVQDTTSPVQTLSGPSNVYVEFGDNFTDSGATWTDAYDGSGSSVVTGSVNVGVLGTYNLYYNITDSNGNVATQLTRTVVVRDTTAPGFVGETDYTFNTGNPFALSVILDNITASDIYDGDVTSSISIKSDNYTGNESIKGVYTVVLEVEDSQMLNSEYTITITVIDNTPPEFSTSANLYTLDYANSLSVEQMRTILGLD; the protein is encoded by the coding sequence ATGAAAAAATTAATGTTAATGGCTTTATCAATGATAATTAGTATTATCGGTTTTGGCCTTGGAGAAGAAAATGCAGATTTAGGTGCTGCTAGTTATGGAGCAAAAACATCAAGTATTTATCAACCATTTGATGATGGTTGTGGTAGTGGTTCGTTTCTATCAATTCAATATCCGGAATTCATCGATAGTGATGATACTAATATGGACGTTACATATTCAATCATTAAAGATGTAAACACAGTTTATGAGGCAAAATTGAATGGTGAAACAGTATCTCTTGGTCTAAGTTTTAGTGGTACTCAATCTAAAACTATTTCATATACTCTTGATGGTAGCGATATTGATGGTGAAGATTCAACAAGATATAAGATATCTGTCAACAATGTAATGTATTGTAGTGGTGGTAAGATTTCTCAAGGTACTGCTACTTTATATATTGGTATAAATAACAGTGATGAAACACCACCATTAATTACTGGTGCAACTGCTGTTTATCTAAATAATGTAGATTCACCAAATTCAGTAGCTACTTTTAAAAGCACATTAACTGCTACTGATGAAACTGATGGAGACTTAACCTCTGCAATTACAGTAAGTCGTGATTTATATACAGGTAACGAAGATGTATTAGGTGATCATGAAGTTGATTTTACTGTTGAAGACAGTTCAGGCAATAGTACTACAATGACAATTATATTTAGAGTAGTTGATGTAGTAGATCCAATTATAAATTTAGTTGGTGGTACGGTTTATGTTGAATATCCTTCAACATTTAATGAACCTGGATATAGTGTAACGGATAACTTCGATACTGATTTAAGTGTTAGTGTAAGTGGTTCAGTTACTAACGACACTTTAGGAAATTATACTTTATATTACAACGCTACTGATAGTTCCGGTAACTCTGCTACACAAAGAACTAGACTAGTTGTTGTTCAAGATACTACTTCCCCTGTTCAAACTTTATCAGGTCCAAGTAATGTTTACGTTGAGTTTGGTGATAATTTCACCGATTCAGGTGCTACATGGACTGACGCTTACGATGGTTCAGGTTCTTCAGTTGTTACTGGTAGTGTTAATGTTGGTGTATTAGGTACTTATAACCTCTACTATAATATTACTGATAGTAACGGAAACGTTGCTACACAACTAACTAGAACTGTTGTAGTTAGAGACACTACTGCTCCAGGCTTTGTTGGTGAAACAGATTATACATTTAATACTGGAAATCCTTTCGCATTGTCAGTTATTTTAGACAATATCACTGCTTCAGATATTTATGATGGTGATGTTACTAGTTCAATAAGTATAAAATCAGATAATTATACAGGCAATGAAAGTATTAAAGGTGTTTATACTGTTGTATTAGAGGTTGAAGACTCTCAAATGTTGAACTCTGAATATACAATTACGATAACTGTAATTGATAATACACCTCCAGAATTTAGTACTTCAGCTAATTTATATACACTTGATTATGCTAATTCTTTATCAGTTGAGCAAATGCGTACGATATTAGGATTAGATTAA
- the immR_1 gene encoding HTH-type transcriptional regulator ImmR, giving the protein MKNLKAVRKQKGIKQIEVAKFLNVSEGTYSRYESGKINMTPDQLIKLSDFFNVATDYLLGMIDVALTPEQNFVKNNLDDAEVILKKEFNLKLAGETLTEAEARKMLDFLRILRDE; this is encoded by the coding sequence ATGAAGAATTTAAAGGCAGTTAGAAAGCAAAAAGGAATTAAGCAAATTGAAGTCGCAAAATTCCTAAATGTATCTGAAGGTACATACTCAAGATATGAATCAGGTAAGATTAACATGACACCGGATCAATTAATAAAATTGTCTGATTTTTTTAATGTTGCTACAGATTATTTATTAGGAATGATTGATGTTGCTTTAACACCTGAGCAAAACTTCGTTAAGAATAACTTGGATGATGCAGAAGTCATATTAAAAAAAGAGTTCAACCTGAAACTAGCGGGAGAAACTCTTACAGAAGCTGAAGCAAGAAAAATGCTAGATTTTTTAAGAATTTTGAGGGATGAGTAA
- a CDS encoding Replication initiation factor, giving the protein MKTPEVNVLFDYLTITFPIDEDESIYISKFGNSWKSLYQNKFFRFFMSLVDVDITKFTDEGKIGHYERLLKFEEHIDFKYSGPTNVNDIRTHALELKGEGCREVELLGIDWYELLEYVYTNNLNISTWHLACDIFTPKYFTIDQLLKKAKSKEYVSSVNSCWWIEGHKNGSYTGTTIYHGRRDGEQICTYDKQYERYYRGYEVDTNFWLRIEIRLKRKTMDLLKLIVAHGIEELPKIYFSVLRGMLEFKTKGTSNQITRWKTWRPWERFVQGNEKIRLYNQAKLETDITRTKDWYVKSAGKARVLIRATSTDLEFEELHESIISEKLEKIKNSDLTMVNKERMKKGLDIFDSLEDLKDYIVFNGLV; this is encoded by the coding sequence TTGAAAACTCCTGAGGTGAATGTCTTATTTGATTATTTAACTATCACATTCCCGATTGATGAAGATGAGAGTATTTATATCTCCAAATTTGGTAATAGTTGGAAATCATTATATCAAAACAAATTCTTTAGATTCTTTATGAGTTTAGTAGATGTTGATATAACAAAATTTACTGATGAGGGAAAAATAGGACATTATGAGAGACTGCTCAAGTTTGAGGAGCATATTGATTTTAAATATTCTGGTCCTACGAATGTTAATGATATTCGTACTCACGCTTTGGAATTAAAAGGAGAAGGTTGTCGTGAAGTAGAATTGTTAGGTATTGATTGGTACGAGCTTCTTGAGTACGTATATACTAATAACTTAAATATATCAACGTGGCATTTAGCTTGTGATATATTTACTCCCAAATACTTTACGATAGATCAACTACTTAAGAAAGCTAAGAGTAAAGAATATGTTAGTTCTGTTAATTCGTGTTGGTGGATTGAAGGTCATAAGAACGGTTCATATACTGGTACTACTATTTATCATGGTAGGCGTGATGGTGAACAAATATGTACCTATGACAAACAGTATGAAAGATATTACAGAGGGTATGAGGTAGATACTAACTTCTGGTTAAGAATTGAAATTAGATTAAAGAGAAAAACAATGGATTTACTTAAATTGATTGTAGCTCATGGCATAGAAGAACTTCCAAAGATTTATTTTTCGGTCTTGAGAGGTATGTTGGAATTCAAAACTAAAGGTACTAGTAATCAAATTACCCGATGGAAAACTTGGCGACCTTGGGAAAGGTTTGTTCAAGGTAATGAAAAGATTCGTTTATATAATCAGGCTAAGTTGGAAACAGACATAACTCGTACCAAAGACTGGTATGTTAAATCTGCAGGTAAAGCACGAGTACTTATTCGTGCTACATCTACTGACCTTGAGTTTGAAGAGCTGCATGAATCAATCATTTCAGAAAAGTTAGAGAAAATTAAAAATAGTGATTTAACTATGGTGAATAAAGAGCGTATGAAAAAAGGTCTCGATATATTCGATTCCTTGGAAGATTTAAAAGATTACATTGTATTTAATGGTTTAGTATAG
- the xerC_5 gene encoding Tyrosine recombinase XerC translates to MKFITASEKYLEYVKITKSAGTYDKYERKIKVLVRYFNEIAIEDITKHDVVMFWSWRKETIPTIKNTTLNMYRSVLILLIEYHTDKRLNVKKLKESVPLVEIIDDIVLKKVLNHLKDQKDTREGLRNYCLFKLLNDTGLRINEALHLQVKDFQFSTNTIHVKITKTKRDRYVYFRDDTKGLLKTLISKDRSKNYIFMSYMAKKRLLVTNVQSICYRFELKLSLPYNVRPHKWRHTFATNFLKRGGDLETLRLILGHSSIKITQRYLHLDNEFVRSEYFRTAN, encoded by the coding sequence ATGAAGTTTATTACGGCTTCAGAGAAATACCTAGAATATGTAAAAATTACTAAATCAGCTGGTACTTATGACAAATATGAACGTAAAATAAAAGTCTTAGTAAGATATTTTAATGAAATAGCTATTGAAGATATCACTAAACATGATGTTGTAATGTTTTGGTCTTGGAGAAAAGAAACAATTCCTACTATTAAAAATACAACACTTAATATGTATAGATCAGTATTAATACTATTGATTGAGTATCATACAGACAAGAGACTTAATGTAAAAAAATTAAAGGAAAGTGTTCCATTAGTTGAAATTATTGATGATATTGTATTGAAGAAAGTATTGAATCATTTGAAGGACCAAAAAGATACTAGAGAAGGTTTAAGAAACTATTGCTTATTTAAACTTCTAAATGATACTGGGTTGCGAATTAATGAAGCTCTACATCTTCAGGTAAAGGATTTTCAATTCTCTACCAATACAATACACGTAAAGATAACCAAAACTAAAAGAGACCGTTATGTTTACTTCAGAGACGATACAAAAGGGTTATTAAAAACTCTTATATCTAAGGATCGTTCAAAGAATTATATATTTATGTCTTATATGGCTAAAAAAAGGTTATTGGTGACTAATGTACAAAGTATCTGTTATCGATTTGAGTTAAAATTATCGTTACCTTATAATGTACGTCCTCACAAGTGGAGACACACATTCGCTACAAACTTTTTGAAGCGAGGTGGTGATTTGGAAACACTTAGATTAATACTTGGACACAGTTCAATTAAGATTACACAGCGTTATTTACACCTAGATAACGAATTTGTCAGGTCAGAGTACTTTAGAACGGCCAATTAA
- the ltaS2 gene encoding Lipoteichoic acid synthase 2: protein MNMKTRRYHGYIYVIAYLMVLRVVLNITVGVSAFSTGMIFDLVMLMFWVGAIGFFLRRIRSQKIFYIIVILLATAFVVGDSVYFDYFSVISARSSLAGLKWLQEGNTLEYDIKIPLVAYLITPLLIGTIYLIIANKEKDVFHLRDFLILSTVFAVQVGFYLYWGNQQFETRNDYYRSDAYLFESMHDRILYSEKYGWYHYHLLDLTRFRTIPDLEAYKTELDDYFNNKEEHATNDYSDLYNGYNVVTILGETLETRFIDENLTPNLYLMRENGLSFDNYYTPVYQQGATCNSEYMSLTGYSGITTNDWSNNVCDAYSGNELPYALPNQLKEQGYNTYYFHSGFEWFYNRIEMVPSYGFDTVKFHEDLFRDEVVEEENFTDRYDTDMMYFLDEYVSFDEPWYMNLLTYSMHGAYNQEEFEMHAAQLEAAYPDTELDPEIRNYMLKLVEFDNLLGLLMERLEAEGQLDNTLFVIYPDHYPYMMNYDIYEDYIGVEDDFHEVMRQELIIYATNMEKEVIHTPGSTMDITPTILNLLNSNSNFDYFMGVDLLGTDENYVLFSDLAITDGESVLYLNQDYKGNLVDKEALDIALERKINESELQKKLLISDYFKND from the coding sequence ATGAATATGAAAACAAGAAGATACCATGGTTATATATACGTTATAGCGTATTTAATGGTTTTAAGAGTAGTACTAAATATAACAGTTGGTGTCAGTGCTTTTAGTACTGGGATGATTTTTGATTTAGTTATGTTAATGTTTTGGGTTGGCGCTATTGGTTTCTTTTTAAGAAGAATTCGCTCTCAAAAGATTTTTTATATAATAGTTATCCTATTAGCTACAGCGTTTGTTGTAGGTGATAGTGTTTATTTTGATTACTTTAGTGTAATTAGTGCTAGAAGTTCTTTAGCTGGATTAAAATGGTTACAAGAGGGTAATACATTAGAATATGATATTAAAATTCCTCTTGTTGCATATTTAATTACACCGTTATTAATAGGTACAATATATCTTATTATAGCAAATAAGGAAAAGGATGTCTTTCACTTACGAGATTTCTTAATTTTAAGTACTGTTTTTGCGGTTCAGGTTGGCTTTTATTTATACTGGGGTAACCAACAGTTTGAAACAAGAAATGATTACTACAGAAGTGATGCATATCTTTTTGAAAGTATGCATGACAGGATTTTATATAGTGAAAAATATGGGTGGTATCATTATCATTTACTTGATTTAACTAGATTTAGAACAATTCCAGATTTAGAAGCTTATAAAACTGAGTTAGATGATTACTTTAATAATAAGGAAGAACATGCAACTAATGATTATAGTGATCTATATAATGGATATAATGTAGTAACGATTTTAGGGGAAACTCTAGAAACAAGATTTATTGATGAGAACTTAACACCTAATTTATACTTAATGAGAGAAAATGGGTTAAGCTTTGATAACTATTACACTCCTGTTTACCAACAAGGAGCGACTTGTAATAGCGAATACATGAGTTTAACAGGATATAGTGGAATTACTACTAATGATTGGAGTAATAACGTGTGTGACGCATATAGTGGCAATGAACTCCCATATGCTCTTCCAAATCAACTAAAAGAGCAGGGATATAATACATATTACTTCCATAGTGGATTTGAATGGTTCTATAACCGTATTGAAATGGTTCCTAGTTATGGATTTGACACTGTCAAATTTCATGAAGATTTATTTAGAGATGAAGTTGTTGAAGAAGAGAACTTTACTGATAGATATGATACTGATATGATGTATTTCTTAGATGAGTATGTAAGTTTTGATGAGCCATGGTATATGAACTTATTAACTTACTCGATGCACGGAGCATATAATCAAGAAGAATTTGAAATGCATGCAGCTCAATTAGAAGCTGCATATCCTGATACTGAGTTAGATCCTGAAATTAGAAACTATATGCTGAAACTTGTTGAATTTGATAATCTATTAGGATTATTAATGGAAAGATTAGAAGCAGAAGGACAATTGGATAATACATTATTTGTCATCTATCCTGATCATTATCCTTATATGATGAATTATGATATTTATGAAGATTATATTGGTGTTGAAGATGATTTTCATGAAGTAATGAGACAAGAATTAATCATTTATGCTACAAACATGGAAAAAGAAGTAATTCATACACCAGGAAGCACAATGGATATTACCCCAACAATATTAAACTTACTAAACAGTAATTCTAACTTTGATTATTTCATGGGAGTTGATTTACTTGGTACAGATGAAAACTATGTTTTGTTCTCTGATTTAGCCATTACTGACGGCGAAAGTGTTTTATATTTAAACCAAGATTACAAAGGTAATCTTGTAGATAAAGAAGCACTAGACATAGCATTAGAACGTAAAATAAACGAGTCAGAACTTCAGAAAAAACTGTTAATTAGTGATTATTTTAAAAATGATTAA
- the immR_2 gene encoding HTH-type transcriptional regulator ImmR yields the protein MLNLSLIGKRISQRRKELDFTQNFIAESLYVTHQAVSKWENGKSLPTIDILYELTKLLEVSIDYLLDDTDIAEHDYETKFKNFDRESVLGEFLSKEDWYQYINDIFYLLNSKERFKVINKIVHSEECFVIKNIWPYLNDEERIYILGIILGGKCTFELKNIYHQLTTQEQLFVQRKVNVHSFNSKK from the coding sequence ATGCTAAATTTAAGCCTAATCGGAAAACGAATTAGCCAACGCAGAAAAGAATTAGATTTTACACAAAACTTCATTGCTGAAAGCTTATATGTAACTCACCAAGCTGTCAGTAAGTGGGAAAACGGTAAAAGTTTACCCACAATTGATATTCTCTATGAACTAACCAAACTATTAGAAGTATCAATTGATTATCTATTAGACGATACCGACATTGCTGAACATGATTACGAAACAAAATTTAAAAACTTCGATCGTGAATCAGTATTAGGAGAATTCTTATCTAAAGAAGACTGGTATCAATATATTAACGATATCTTTTACCTATTGAATTCAAAAGAAAGATTCAAAGTAATCAATAAGATCGTCCACTCAGAAGAATGTTTTGTCATCAAAAACATCTGGCCGTATCTAAACGATGAAGAAAGAATCTACATCCTAGGAATTATCCTAGGTGGAAAATGTACCTTTGAATTGAAGAACATCTACCATCAACTAACAACCCAAGAACAATTATTTGTTCAAAGAAAGGTAAATGTCCATTCATTTAACTCTAAAAAATAA